A portion of the Candidatus Pristimantibacillus lignocellulolyticus genome contains these proteins:
- a CDS encoding manganese-dependent inorganic pyrophosphatase gives MSKTLIFGHKNPDTDTITSALVYADLKTKLGADVEAVRLGDVNGETQYALNYFGVEAPRYVATVANEVSDVILVDHNERQQSADDIDQVRVVEVIDHHRIANFETSAPLYFRAEPVGCTATILNKLHKENGVEVTKEVAGLMLSAIISDSLLFKSPTCTEQDVAAANELAAIAGVDPQVYGLEMLKAGADLSDKTIEQLISLDAKEFSMGNYKVEIAQVNAVDTNDVLSRQAELEPALQAIIDAKGLDLFLLVTTDILNNDSVALALGNQASAVEKAYNVTLDNNTALLKGVVSRKSQIVPVLTETLSAL, from the coding sequence ATGTCTAAAACTTTAATTTTCGGTCACAAAAATCCTGATACGGATACAATTACTTCAGCATTAGTATATGCTGACTTAAAAACTAAACTAGGTGCAGATGTTGAAGCTGTTCGTCTAGGCGACGTTAATGGTGAAACGCAATATGCATTGAACTATTTTGGAGTAGAAGCTCCTCGTTATGTAGCAACTGTTGCTAATGAAGTAAGTGACGTTATTCTTGTTGACCACAATGAGCGTCAACAAAGTGCTGATGATATCGATCAAGTACGTGTTGTAGAAGTTATCGATCATCACCGTATTGCAAACTTTGAGACTAGTGCTCCTCTATATTTCCGTGCTGAGCCAGTTGGCTGTACTGCTACAATTCTTAATAAGCTTCACAAAGAAAACGGTGTAGAAGTAACGAAAGAAGTTGCTGGTCTTATGTTATCAGCTATTATTTCTGATTCTCTACTATTCAAATCTCCAACTTGCACAGAGCAAGATGTTGCAGCAGCTAATGAGCTTGCAGCTATAGCTGGTGTTGACCCACAAGTTTATGGACTTGAGATGCTTAAAGCAGGTGCAGACCTAAGTGACAAAACAATTGAACAATTAATTTCCCTAGATGCTAAAGAGTTCTCTATGGGTAACTATAAAGTAGAAATTGCACAAGTAAATGCTGTAGATACGAATGATGTTCTATCTCGCCAAGCTGAACTTGAGCCAGCTCTACAAGCGATTATCGATGCAAAAGGACTTGATCTGTTCTTACTAGTTACAACTGATATTCTTAACAACGATTCAGTTGCACTAGCTTTAGGAAATCAAGCTTCTGCAGTAGAAAAAGCTTATAACGTAACACTTGATAACAACACTGCATTGTTAAAAGGTGTTGTATCTCGTAAATCTCAAATCGTTCCAGTATTAACTGAGACATTGAGTGCACTTTAA
- a CDS encoding metal-dependent hydrolase: MNGKTHLAIGATIGAACTLYFSPAQQLESIVAYIGVASFSALAADLDGPSILTRKLTKVSRNLHQFTLIGGIAGLAFSLYLWLTTSSFSPLWIGASVAAILIGLIVNRSAMRNALVSIIGVGLGVYGFSESWYWLIGLGVFIVIAPWLKHRGLTHTIWIVPLWGLIGYGLEQQLAIEGLGLTSILGYLSHIIADMLTPAGVRWLYPLTKKKFKLKL; encoded by the coding sequence ATGAACGGAAAAACACATTTGGCGATTGGAGCTACCATTGGAGCGGCTTGTACATTGTACTTTTCACCGGCTCAGCAACTAGAATCCATCGTGGCATATATTGGGGTAGCAAGTTTTTCAGCACTAGCAGCTGATCTTGATGGTCCTAGTATCCTCACAAGAAAATTAACAAAGGTTAGTCGTAATCTTCATCAGTTCACTCTTATTGGTGGTATTGCTGGATTAGCTTTCTCTCTTTATTTATGGCTAACTACGTCTTCCTTCTCACCCTTATGGATTGGAGCATCAGTTGCTGCTATCCTTATTGGTCTTATCGTTAATCGCAGTGCTATGCGTAATGCATTAGTAAGCATTATCGGTGTTGGACTTGGAGTATATGGATTTTCAGAAAGTTGGTATTGGCTTATCGGTCTTGGCGTATTTATTGTAATTGCTCCTTGGCTCAAACATCGTGGACTCACTCATACGATTTGGATTGTACCTTTATGGGGACTAATTGGCTATGGATTAGAGCAACAACTAGCCATTGAGGGTCTTGGCTTAACGTCAATACTTGGCTATCTATCGCATATTATCGCCGACATGTTAACACCTGCTGGTGTACGTTGGCTGTATCCATTAACTAAGAAAAAATTTAAGCTGAAATTATAA